The following proteins come from a genomic window of Paenibacillus swuensis:
- a CDS encoding YeiH family protein, translating to MGKAATGVVNGALNITPNRRFMFIYGVGVTVLLAMGAKMLAQIPYLSMMGSLVLAMLLGMGWRASVGVGEGMMRGVSFSGKSLLRLGIILLGMRLNLADIVHAGWGMFAIAVINLVFALGAVYVLTRWMGVERTLGILTACGTAICGAAAVVALAPQLRAKDEETAVAAATVAVLGTIFTVAYTLLYPVLGLSAAGYGVLSGSTLHEVAHAIAAAGAGGNEAVDIAVMVKLTRVAMLVPVALVLGYMMRRGERVKQGTGDEPTEAAGRNKRSTFAIVPWFIVGFVAMSGVNTLGLVPESAAGMLVNAAYLLIGMAMAGLGLNVELKTFRRMGSGAFLAGLVGSVLLSGVGYGLVCLWV from the coding sequence ATGGGGAAGGCAGCGACGGGTGTTGTGAACGGTGCGTTGAATATTACGCCGAACAGGCGGTTCATGTTTATATACGGTGTCGGTGTTACAGTTCTGTTGGCGATGGGTGCGAAGATGTTGGCCCAGATTCCGTACCTGTCGATGATGGGTTCGCTGGTGCTTGCGATGCTGCTCGGCATGGGGTGGAGAGCGTCGGTGGGTGTGGGGGAAGGGATGATGCGGGGCGTCTCGTTCTCAGGCAAAAGCTTGCTCCGTCTCGGCATCATCCTCCTCGGCATGCGATTGAATCTGGCGGATATCGTTCATGCCGGTTGGGGGATGTTCGCGATTGCGGTCATCAATCTGGTGTTCGCGCTTGGCGCGGTCTATGTGCTTACGCGGTGGATGGGCGTGGAACGGACACTCGGCATTCTGACCGCCTGCGGCACGGCGATTTGTGGCGCTGCCGCTGTAGTGGCTCTGGCTCCGCAGCTCAGAGCGAAGGATGAAGAAACGGCCGTAGCGGCGGCGACGGTTGCTGTGCTGGGCACGATCTTCACGGTAGCGTACACGTTGCTGTATCCGGTGTTGGGGTTGTCCGCGGCGGGGTACGGCGTGCTGTCGGGCAGCACGCTGCACGAAGTCGCGCATGCCATTGCGGCCGCCGGAGCGGGCGGGAACGAGGCGGTGGACATCGCCGTGATGGTGAAGCTGACGCGGGTGGCAATGTTGGTGCCGGTTGCGCTGGTACTAGGCTATATGATGCGCCGGGGAGAACGCGTCAAGCAGGGGACGGGAGATGAGCCAACCGAGGCCGCCGGCAGGAACAAGCGGAGCACTTTCGCCATCGTGCCGTGGTTTATCGTAGGCTTTGTGGCCATGAGCGGCGTGAATACGTTGGGGCTTGTGCCGGAATCGGCAGCCGGTATGCTGGTGAACGCGGCGTACCTGCTAATCGGTATGGCGATGGCCGGCCTGGGCTTGAACGTGGAGCTGAAAACCTTCCGCCGAATGGGATCTGGCGCGTTTTTGGCGGGGTTGGTTGGGTCTGTTTTGCTATCGGGCGTAGGGTACGGATTGGTGTGTTTGTGGGTTTGA